From a region of the Actinopolymorpha singaporensis genome:
- a CDS encoding TetR/AcrR family transcriptional regulator yields MSSAKPASTSTRQRKQGEQREPISRGAGARQRVLRAALEVLDEHGLPGFTMEAVARRANAGKATLYRHWQSAGALLVDAMDATFQPFPVPDTGRVETDVAQLLTAFVRLLEETPFPRLLAAFVDAAERDPALATLHADLTERRREPVLVVLDRARERGQLPGHLDVELATDLLTSPFFYRRFVAHRPIPEGMVDAVVAHVLGGEVVRRRSKPS; encoded by the coding sequence ATGTCTTCGGCCAAGCCTGCTTCGACTTCGACCAGGCAGCGGAAGCAGGGCGAGCAGAGGGAGCCGATCTCGCGGGGCGCCGGCGCCCGTCAGCGGGTGCTGCGCGCCGCCCTGGAGGTGCTGGACGAACACGGCCTGCCCGGCTTCACCATGGAGGCGGTGGCCCGGCGAGCGAACGCCGGCAAGGCCACGCTGTACCGCCACTGGCAAAGCGCCGGGGCCCTGCTGGTCGACGCGATGGACGCGACGTTCCAGCCGTTCCCGGTGCCCGACACCGGCCGGGTCGAGACCGACGTCGCACAGCTGCTCACCGCGTTCGTCAGGCTGCTGGAGGAGACGCCGTTCCCGCGGCTGCTCGCCGCGTTCGTCGACGCCGCCGAACGCGACCCCGCCCTGGCCACCCTGCACGCCGACCTGACCGAACGCCGCCGCGAGCCGGTCCTCGTCGTGCTCGACCGCGCCCGCGAGCGCGGCCAGCTGCCCGGCCACCTCGACGTGGAGCTGGCGACCGACCTGCTCACCAGCCCGTTCTTCTATCGCCGGTTCGTCGCTCACCGGCCGATCCCGGAGGGCATGGTCGACGCTGTCGTCGCCCACGTCCTCGGAGGCGAGGTGGTCCGCCGGCGCTCCAAGCCGTCGTAG
- the tsaA gene encoding tRNA (N6-threonylcarbamoyladenosine(37)-N6)-methyltransferase TrmO, translating into MSRETSEQYPQYALRPIGRVESALHDPAAAPKQGDEGAPESTLVFVPEVEDGLRDLRPGADVLVLTWLHRGDRDVLAVHPRGDRTRPLTGVFSTRSPDRPNPIGLHRVRILSVDGTRIRVADLEALDGTPVLDVKPVLDPGTER; encoded by the coding sequence ATGAGCCGGGAGACGAGCGAGCAGTACCCCCAGTACGCCCTGCGGCCGATCGGCCGGGTCGAGTCCGCACTGCATGATCCGGCAGCCGCACCCAAGCAGGGCGACGAGGGAGCACCCGAGTCGACCCTCGTCTTCGTACCCGAGGTCGAGGACGGCCTGCGCGACCTGCGGCCCGGCGCAGACGTCCTCGTACTGACCTGGCTGCACCGCGGCGACCGGGACGTCCTCGCCGTCCATCCGCGCGGCGACCGGACCAGGCCGCTCACCGGCGTCTTCAGCACCCGATCGCCGGACCGCCCGAACCCGATCGGCCTGCACCGGGTGCGCATCCTCTCCGTGGACGGCACCCGGATCCGGGTGGCAGACCTGGAGGCGCTGGACGGCACTCCTGTCCTGGACGTGAAGCCGGTGCTGGACCCCGGCACCGAGCGCTGA
- a CDS encoding SDR family oxidoreductase produces MTSLKVLFIGGTGIISSACGARAVESGVDLTILNRGSTSIRPVPDGAEVIQGDIRDPESARAALGDREFDVVVDFVAFTPDHVQTDVDLFTGRTGQYVFISSASAYQTPPARLPIVESTPLRNPRWEYSRNKIACENLLVEAYRTNGFPATIVRPSHTYDRTAIPLTGGWTDLDRMRRGAPVVVHGDGTSLWALTHHVDFAKAFVGLLGQPAAVGDSFHITSDESLTWNQIYTAMATALGVEAKLVHVASDTIVAAEPSLEGALLGDKAHSVIFDNSKVKALVPDYVATIPFSAGAREIVEWHDAHPERQTVNDDLNATFDKLIAAAGQ; encoded by the coding sequence ATGACGTCGCTCAAGGTCTTGTTCATCGGCGGCACCGGCATCATCAGTTCGGCGTGCGGCGCCCGCGCCGTCGAGTCCGGCGTCGACCTCACCATCCTCAACCGCGGTTCGACCTCGATACGCCCCGTGCCCGACGGTGCCGAGGTGATCCAGGGCGACATCCGCGACCCCGAGTCAGCCAGGGCGGCGCTGGGCGACCGAGAGTTCGACGTGGTGGTCGACTTCGTCGCGTTCACGCCGGACCACGTGCAGACCGACGTCGACCTGTTCACCGGCCGCACCGGGCAGTACGTCTTCATCAGTTCCGCCTCCGCGTACCAGACTCCCCCGGCCCGGTTGCCGATCGTGGAGTCCACGCCGCTGCGCAACCCGCGCTGGGAGTACTCCCGCAACAAGATCGCCTGCGAGAACCTCCTGGTCGAGGCGTACCGCACGAACGGGTTTCCGGCCACGATCGTGCGCCCGTCCCACACCTACGACCGGACCGCCATCCCCCTCACCGGCGGCTGGACCGACCTGGACCGGATGCGCCGCGGCGCGCCCGTCGTGGTGCACGGCGACGGCACCTCGCTGTGGGCGCTGACGCACCACGTCGACTTCGCCAAGGCGTTCGTCGGACTGCTGGGACAGCCGGCCGCCGTCGGGGACAGCTTCCACATCACCTCCGACGAGTCGCTGACCTGGAACCAGATCTACACCGCGATGGCCACGGCCCTGGGCGTCGAGGCGAAGCTGGTCCACGTCGCCTCGGACACGATCGTCGCCGCCGAACCCTCGCTGGAGGGCGCGCTGCTCGGCGACAAGGCGCACTCGGTGATCTTCGACAACAGCAAGGTCAAGGCGCTGGTGCCGGACTACGTGGCGACCATCCCGTTCTCGGCGGGTGCCCGCGAGATCGTCGAGTGGCACGACGCCCACCCCGAACGCCAGACCGTGAACGACGACCTCAACGCGACGTTCGACAAGCTGATCGCCGCCGCCGGCCAGTAG
- a CDS encoding ArsR/SmtB family transcription factor yields MSSNTPAPDYDLDDRLELTTAEQVRAISDPLRTTLLGLLHERAATVTELAAAVKRPKSTVAHHVNLLTRAGLMRVVRTRRVRAIEERYYGRTARMFYIGLGRHSPDGDKLPHDFNDFDVAAKESAAAYEDGRMRAFLRHARIPEERAAEFWRRVDQVIHEFDQLPRSGDTVYGFAVGLYPMPDYPILPPASASEDDSG; encoded by the coding sequence ATGTCGAGCAACACCCCTGCCCCGGACTACGACCTCGACGACCGGCTCGAGCTCACCACGGCCGAGCAGGTGCGGGCGATCAGCGACCCGTTGCGTACGACGCTCCTCGGCCTGCTGCACGAGCGGGCAGCGACCGTGACGGAGCTGGCGGCAGCGGTGAAACGGCCGAAGAGCACGGTGGCCCACCACGTCAACCTCCTCACCCGAGCCGGTCTGATGCGCGTCGTGCGCACCCGGCGGGTCAGGGCGATCGAGGAGCGGTACTACGGCCGCACCGCGCGGATGTTCTACATCGGGCTCGGCCGGCACTCCCCCGACGGTGACAAGCTCCCGCACGACTTCAACGACTTCGACGTCGCGGCGAAGGAGTCGGCCGCGGCGTACGAGGACGGCCGGATGCGTGCCTTCCTCCGGCACGCGCGGATACCGGAGGAGCGTGCAGCGGAGTTCTGGCGCCGCGTCGACCAGGTGATTCACGAGTTCGACCAGCTGCCTCGCTCCGGGGACACGGTCTACGGCTTCGCGGTCGGGCTCTACCCGATGCCCGACTACCCGATCCTGCCGCCGGCGTCGGCGTCGGAGGACGACTCGGGCTGA
- a CDS encoding DoxX family protein: protein MTRTMTAFRPADQTSRTRARWRPGVYWTATALVVGECAIGGAMDLLRMPPFYPVMIELGYPSYLATIMGTAKIAAAVVLSAPHLPRLKEWAYAGVMINLLGAIASTIAVHQPTGSLIAPFAFAGLTLSSWALRPPSRRL from the coding sequence ATGACCCGAACCATGACAGCGTTCCGGCCGGCGGACCAAACGTCTCGAACCCGAGCACGTTGGCGCCCCGGCGTCTACTGGACGGCTACCGCGCTCGTGGTCGGCGAATGTGCGATCGGCGGCGCGATGGACCTGCTGCGGATGCCGCCCTTCTATCCGGTGATGATCGAACTGGGCTATCCCAGCTACCTCGCCACGATCATGGGTACGGCGAAGATCGCCGCCGCCGTGGTGCTGTCGGCGCCCCACCTGCCCCGGCTGAAGGAGTGGGCGTACGCCGGCGTCATGATCAACCTGCTCGGCGCGATCGCATCGACCATCGCCGTGCACCAGCCGACAGGCAGCCTGATCGCTCCGTTCGCATTCGCCGGCCTGACCCTGTCGTCGTGGGCCCTGCGTCCGCCCAGCCGCCGCCTCTGA
- a CDS encoding class I SAM-dependent methyltransferase, with protein sequence MSTTSAGSDAPSDSDSPSGTGTTGGTDRTDYGGWFQDPLIVEVYDRRPPYPHELVRLLAELAGQADLAAGDTPRAVLDIGCGTGELARRLAPLVDRVDAVDRSAAMLARGRELPGGDNSKLRWCLGTAEDAELDPPYALITAGESLHWMDWDVALPRFARASAPNAVLAVVERSWDGPPAMSSRLGEIFARHSPVRGYRRRDVPGELERHGHFTRLGERSCGPEVWRPTVEEFVEARHSQVGGSRTHMGEATVTEFDRAIRALLDDLVAAGDVRRVGDRLDLRVEGRVTWGQLYA encoded by the coding sequence ATGTCCACGACGTCGGCCGGCAGCGATGCACCCAGCGACAGCGACTCACCCAGCGGCACCGGCACGACCGGCGGTACCGATCGGACGGACTACGGCGGGTGGTTCCAGGACCCGCTGATCGTCGAGGTCTACGACCGTCGGCCGCCCTATCCCCACGAGCTCGTCCGGCTGCTGGCCGAACTGGCCGGGCAGGCCGATCTCGCCGCCGGCGACACTCCACGGGCGGTGCTCGACATCGGCTGCGGGACCGGCGAACTGGCGCGGCGGCTCGCACCCCTGGTCGACCGGGTCGACGCCGTGGACAGGTCGGCGGCGATGCTGGCGCGCGGCCGGGAGCTTCCCGGAGGCGACAACTCCAAGCTGCGTTGGTGTCTGGGCACGGCGGAGGACGCCGAACTCGATCCGCCGTACGCCCTGATCACCGCCGGCGAGAGCCTGCACTGGATGGACTGGGACGTCGCGCTGCCGAGGTTCGCCCGGGCGTCGGCGCCGAACGCCGTGCTCGCCGTGGTCGAGCGGTCCTGGGACGGGCCGCCCGCGATGAGCTCCCGGCTGGGTGAGATCTTCGCCCGACACTCCCCCGTACGCGGCTATCGGCGCCGGGACGTGCCCGGTGAGCTGGAACGCCACGGCCATTTCACCAGGCTGGGTGAGCGATCGTGCGGCCCCGAGGTCTGGCGGCCGACGGTGGAGGAGTTCGTCGAGGCACGGCACTCACAGGTGGGCGGCTCCCGTACGCACATGGGAGAGGCGACGGTGACGGAGTTCGACCGGGCGATCCGCGCCCTGCTCGACGACCTCGTGGCGGCGGGTGACGTCCGCCGGGTCGGCGACCGGCTCGACCTGCGCGTCGAGGGGCGGGTCACCTGGGGGCAGCTCTACGCCTGA
- a CDS encoding dienelactone hydrolase family protein, which produces MAEVVLFHHAQGLTQGVEGFAAELRRAGHTVHVPDLYEGHTFETLEDGLAYARQTGFGTVGARGIAAAEELGDALVYAGFSLGVMPAQQLAQNRDGAKGALFFHSCLPVEEFGVWPAGVPVQVHGMEGDPLFADEGDLDAARELVGSVEDAELFLYPGKEHLFADSSLPSYDQAATELLTRRVLDFLARIN; this is translated from the coding sequence ATGGCAGAGGTCGTGCTGTTCCACCACGCGCAGGGACTGACCCAGGGGGTGGAAGGCTTCGCCGCCGAGCTGCGCCGGGCCGGTCACACGGTCCACGTCCCCGATCTCTACGAGGGGCACACGTTCGAGACGCTCGAGGACGGTCTGGCCTACGCGCGGCAGACCGGGTTCGGGACCGTCGGTGCGCGTGGAATCGCAGCAGCCGAGGAACTCGGTGACGCCCTCGTCTACGCGGGCTTCTCGCTGGGTGTGATGCCGGCGCAGCAACTGGCCCAGAACCGCGACGGGGCCAAGGGGGCGCTGTTCTTCCACTCGTGCCTGCCGGTGGAGGAGTTCGGCGTGTGGCCGGCGGGTGTTCCCGTCCAGGTGCACGGGATGGAGGGTGACCCGCTCTTCGCCGACGAGGGAGACCTCGACGCCGCGCGTGAGCTGGTCGGCTCGGTGGAGGACGCCGAGCTGTTCCTGTATCCGGGCAAGGAGCACCTGTTCGCCGACTCCTCGCTGCCGTCGTACGACCAGGCCGCCACCGAACTGCTCACGCGTCGGGTTCTCGACTTCCTCGCCCGGATCAACTGA
- a CDS encoding permease, with translation MPPSETGRSEASAPPGPSAKGMLVGLAVFVVVLVIALTWAKWLPYVHKTAGVLHTGKLDATSSVTDGSAAPPAPSWHAAWSFGLAYFKSVWMALLAALVIASAVEAFLPRQWLVRVLTSGPRRLGGSLAGGLLSMPSMMCTCCTAPVTASLRRRGVPTSSALAYWIGNPTLNPAVLVFMAVVLPLQWVGVRIVAGVLLVFVVPPLVARLSPQPSAESTWTADEEADTSVAPREALGRFARTFGRLSLTLVPEYLVIVLGLGAVRAWMFPISGHLAEWGVLALVVLAVAGALFVIPTAGEIPIIQGLLHAGMGAGPVGALLVTLPALSLPSLIMLRRSFPARVLLALLGAVVVVGIGTGLALWTL, from the coding sequence GTGCCGCCATCCGAGACCGGGCGATCCGAGGCGTCCGCACCGCCGGGCCCCTCGGCGAAGGGGATGCTGGTCGGGCTGGCCGTCTTCGTGGTCGTCCTGGTGATCGCACTGACCTGGGCCAAGTGGTTGCCGTACGTCCACAAGACGGCCGGGGTGCTCCACACCGGCAAACTGGACGCCACCTCCTCCGTCACCGACGGCTCCGCCGCGCCACCGGCACCGTCGTGGCACGCGGCGTGGTCGTTCGGGCTGGCGTACTTCAAGTCGGTGTGGATGGCGCTGCTCGCCGCGCTCGTCATCGCCTCGGCGGTGGAGGCGTTTCTGCCGCGCCAGTGGCTGGTCCGGGTGCTCACCAGCGGGCCGCGACGCCTCGGCGGGTCGCTGGCCGGCGGACTGCTCTCGATGCCTTCGATGATGTGCACCTGCTGCACCGCTCCGGTCACCGCGTCGCTGCGCCGGCGTGGTGTGCCGACCAGTTCGGCGCTGGCGTACTGGATCGGCAACCCCACGCTCAACCCGGCGGTGCTCGTCTTCATGGCGGTCGTACTGCCCCTGCAGTGGGTGGGCGTACGGATCGTGGCAGGCGTTCTCCTCGTCTTCGTCGTCCCGCCGCTGGTGGCCCGGCTGAGCCCGCAGCCGTCCGCCGAATCGACCTGGACGGCGGACGAGGAGGCCGACACCAGCGTGGCCCCACGCGAGGCGCTGGGGCGGTTCGCCCGGACGTTCGGCAGGCTGTCGCTCACGCTCGTGCCGGAGTACCTCGTCATCGTTCTGGGACTCGGCGCCGTCCGCGCATGGATGTTCCCGATCAGCGGGCACCTGGCCGAATGGGGCGTCCTCGCGCTGGTCGTACTCGCTGTCGCCGGCGCGCTGTTCGTCATTCCCACCGCCGGTGAGATCCCGATCATCCAGGGACTTCTCCACGCCGGCATGGGCGCCGGTCCGGTGGGGGCGTTGCTCGTCACGCTTCCGGCGCTCAGTCTGCCGTCGCTCATCATGCTGCGGCGGTCGTTCCCGGCACGCGTCCTGCTCGCCTTGCTCGGCGCCGTCGTGGTCGTCGGCATCGGGACCGGTCTGGCCCTCTGGACCCTGTAG
- a CDS encoding MarR family winged helix-turn-helix transcriptional regulator, with translation MDARKWQYAVLATLEEFGPASQAELSARTGICRSDMVSVVSELADQGLVERAPDPADRRRNVVTPTRSGRRQLLKLDKLLARVEDEVLAQLTPTQREQLTRLLVTLVDHHGRQGEV, from the coding sequence GTGGATGCCCGCAAGTGGCAATACGCGGTTCTCGCGACCTTGGAGGAGTTCGGGCCCGCGAGCCAGGCCGAACTCAGCGCGCGGACCGGCATCTGTCGCAGTGACATGGTCTCGGTCGTCAGCGAACTGGCCGACCAGGGCCTGGTCGAACGCGCACCCGACCCTGCCGACCGCAGGCGGAACGTCGTCACGCCGACCAGGTCGGGGCGGCGGCAGTTGCTGAAACTGGACAAGCTGCTCGCCCGGGTGGAGGACGAGGTGCTGGCCCAGTTGACCCCGACGCAACGCGAACAGCTGACCCGCCTGCTCGTGACACTCGTGGACCACCACGGCCGGCAGGGGGAGGTGTAG
- a CDS encoding GNAT family N-acetyltransferase, which yields MTLHDVGGVVFRVADSRVAAAVTLLYERATARRLGATEPVVADRRLVEVVRARLDAPRTVVVVGERAAETVACCFGSPLRSADGVRGVPSEVEAHLSLVAVAPPYWGLGYGRAVLAFAERALVAAGYQGAQLHVQAANVRARKLYERCGWTLLGPGEPHKDGPQVVYGKRLRDGGVP from the coding sequence ATGACGTTGCACGACGTCGGGGGCGTCGTCTTCCGGGTGGCCGACAGTCGAGTGGCGGCGGCTGTGACCCTTCTGTACGAGCGAGCGACGGCACGTCGGCTCGGCGCCACCGAGCCCGTCGTGGCCGACCGGCGGCTGGTGGAGGTCGTCCGCGCCCGCCTGGACGCGCCGCGCACCGTGGTGGTCGTCGGGGAACGCGCCGCGGAGACCGTGGCCTGCTGTTTCGGGAGCCCGCTGCGATCGGCTGACGGTGTTCGCGGGGTTCCGTCCGAGGTCGAGGCGCACCTCAGCCTGGTCGCTGTGGCGCCGCCGTACTGGGGTCTGGGGTACGGCCGGGCCGTGCTGGCCTTCGCCGAGCGTGCCCTGGTGGCCGCCGGGTACCAGGGCGCGCAGTTGCACGTGCAGGCCGCCAACGTCAGGGCGCGGAAGCTGTACGAACGCTGTGGTTGGACGCTGCTCGGCCCGGGGGAACCGCACAAGGACGGCCCGCAGGTCGTGTACGGCAAACGACTTCGCGACGGCGGCGTTCCATGA
- a CDS encoding bifunctional nuclease family protein — protein sequence MSHTPVAATSTQPCWVDVCVAGIRRPGGEDAGTRIHLVILRENDGSRELPIGVLADAAVALTTIVENVEMPRPTTHRFTANLLGATGARVTEVRVTELAGGSFYASVLLDGPAGQGEVDARPSDALCLACITGAPIRVDERILADPAATGAGKWRDYPTTGSDLAEEIRRASGAR from the coding sequence ATGTCACACACTCCGGTGGCCGCGACGTCGACGCAGCCGTGTTGGGTGGACGTCTGCGTGGCGGGGATCCGGCGGCCCGGCGGCGAGGACGCCGGCACCAGGATCCATCTCGTGATTCTTCGGGAGAACGACGGCTCCCGGGAGCTTCCGATCGGCGTACTCGCCGACGCCGCGGTCGCCTTGACGACAATCGTGGAGAACGTGGAGATGCCGCGCCCGACGACGCACCGGTTCACCGCGAACCTGCTCGGTGCGACCGGCGCGCGGGTCACCGAGGTGCGGGTGACCGAACTCGCCGGCGGCAGCTTCTACGCCTCGGTCCTGCTGGACGGCCCGGCTGGGCAAGGTGAGGTTGACGCCAGGCCGAGCGACGCGCTGTGCCTGGCCTGCATCACGGGCGCGCCCATCCGCGTGGACGAGCGCATCCTCGCCGACCCGGCCGCGACCGGCGCAGGGAAGTGGCGCGACTATCCGACCACCGGGTCCGACCTGGCCGAGGAGATCCGCCGAGCCTCCGGAGCCAGGTGA